The following are from one region of the Silene latifolia isolate original U9 population chromosome 9, ASM4854445v1, whole genome shotgun sequence genome:
- the LOC141601011 gene encoding coatomer subunit delta-like → MMQRGDAVRDLIVQPDLYDDIRALVSRQFVEMSRIRIEALLGAFPKLIGTGKQHTYVETEIVRYVYHPIEALYLLVVTNKQSNILEDLDTLRMLSKLVREYAYCLDEEGIRAGFELIFAFDEMISLGHKENVTVAQVKQYCEMESHEEKLHKLVLASKINETKDLMKRKANEIDKSKIEKNKSYMSSMGTGKLDSSSLSLSTDLDSFSTKSNGSSQTSTAANVPPNVLGMKLGKSQKTNQFLESLKAEGEVIVEDAPPSDLAFH, encoded by the exons CTCTGGTCTCGAGACAGTTTGTGGAAATGTCTCGCATAAGAATTGAGGCTCTTCTCGGCGCATTTCCAAAACTGATTGGAACTGGGAAGCAGCATACGTATGTGGAAACTGAAATTGTGCGATATGTCTACCACCCAATTGAAGCTCTTTACTTGCTTGTTGTTACAAATAAGCAAAGTAACATTTTGGAAGACTTAGACACTTTAAGGATGCTGTCTAAGCTT GTACGTGAGTACGCTTACTGTTTAGACGAAGAAGGAATAAGGGCGGGTTTTGAACTGATTTTTGCCTTTGATGAGATGATCTCTCTTGGGCACAAGGAAAATGTCACTGTTGCCCAGGTGAAGCAATATTGCGAGATGGAAAGTCATGAAGAGAAATTGCACAAGCTGGTCTTAGCAAGTAAGATCAACGAAACTAAGGATTTGATGAAACGCAAAGCTAATGAAATTGATAAAAGCAAG ATTGAAAAGAACAAAAGTTACATGTCATCCATGGGCACTGGTAAACTTGATAGTTCATCTTTGAGTTTATCAACTGATTTGGATTCATTCTCGACCAAGTCAAACG GGTCAAGTCAGACATCTACGGCTGCAAATGTCCCTCCTAATGTTCTTGGGATGAAGCTTGGCAAATCACAGAAGACAAACCAATTCTTGGAGTCCCTGAAAGCGGAAGGTGAAGTAATTGTCGAGGATGCGCCACCTAGTGATCTTGCTTTCCATTAG